The Treponema sp. J25 genome has a window encoding:
- a CDS encoding methyltransferase has protein sequence MSTRDNYFQGTVERLVAGGDGLVVHEGKPYFVPFSAPQDKLALRITEHHSSFGRATIEEIIEPSPLRISPSCPLYGQCGGCSLQHIQYEAQLTIKEGILTELFQRIGKGITIPPIKVIPSEPYEYRHRIQLHATDPREKQSPVGFKAFHQERVVPVTDCPICHSPIRRALQKKELRPPQGKNRFTVFSWDTALFQEGKQPQGKIILKGKPLYVDAGVFFQSNLSTLELLIEELMEITRNIPHRHRAADLYCGVGTFGAFLREYFSELDLLEATEASLFLAKKNIQGSGIRYFMMRDEAWASSQKREPQGYDLVVVDPPRQGLSPAMRNYLAYQGSPFLVYVSCEGSTLARDCKELTEGGYTLEQLSLYDFYPQTAHMECLAFLRKK, from the coding sequence ATGTCAACAAGGGATAACTATTTTCAAGGAACCGTAGAACGACTTGTGGCAGGCGGCGATGGTCTTGTGGTACACGAGGGGAAACCCTATTTTGTTCCCTTTTCTGCACCCCAGGATAAACTGGCGCTCCGCATCACGGAGCATCATAGCTCTTTTGGACGGGCTACGATTGAAGAAATTATTGAGCCATCACCCCTGAGGATATCCCCCTCCTGCCCGCTGTATGGCCAGTGCGGGGGCTGTTCTCTGCAACATATTCAGTATGAGGCCCAACTTACCATAAAGGAAGGGATCCTCACTGAGCTCTTCCAACGGATTGGGAAGGGCATAACCATCCCCCCCATCAAGGTTATTCCAAGTGAACCCTATGAATATCGCCATCGGATTCAACTGCATGCCACAGATCCAAGAGAAAAACAAAGCCCCGTTGGATTCAAGGCCTTTCATCAAGAACGGGTGGTGCCTGTGACGGATTGCCCCATCTGTCATAGTCCTATCCGCAGGGCTCTGCAAAAAAAAGAACTCCGCCCACCGCAGGGCAAGAATCGATTCACGGTTTTTTCCTGGGATACGGCCCTTTTTCAGGAAGGAAAACAGCCCCAGGGAAAGATCATTTTGAAAGGGAAACCCCTATACGTAGATGCGGGGGTATTCTTTCAGAGTAATCTTTCAACCCTGGAACTTTTAATTGAAGAACTGATGGAAATAACCAGGAATATTCCCCATCGACATAGGGCGGCGGATCTCTATTGTGGGGTTGGCACCTTTGGGGCCTTCCTCCGGGAATATTTTTCTGAACTCGATCTCCTTGAAGCTACCGAAGCATCCCTTTTTTTAGCAAAAAAGAATATCCAGGGTTCGGGGATTCGGTACTTCATGATGCGGGACGAAGCCTGGGCCAGTTCTCAAAAAAGGGAACCCCAGGGATACGATCTTGTGGTGGTAGATCCTCCCCGGCAGGGCTTATCTCCTGCCATGCGAAACTACCTTGCTTACCAGGGGTCTCCTTTTCTGGTCTACGTATCCTGCGAAGGATCAACCCTTGCCCGGGACTGCAAAGAGCTTA